Proteins encoded within one genomic window of Neodiprion fabricii isolate iyNeoFabr1 chromosome 6, iyNeoFabr1.1, whole genome shotgun sequence:
- the LOC124184248 gene encoding uncharacterized protein LOC124184248 — MLTMPSMPPDAHKISLKIIEAIQQHPVLYISEVKGGAIKLQEFRQKVWKRIALELGLDPGWVRLRWKNLRDTYCRILKYKNKTEKGIRRKKWVFEDHLSFLKFPYESDYQPQCVELSEEYIQDINAGDNNTEGLLEQLEDRTDDDFTEYLEVLEETTADPILDESEDQKIEVLEDSNSFEQIANNNEMQQVIVTTPIHQIESKFRKIRPKRAKYEHQPTMDISNTYSILKNSNQNTGNLIIPSTSANGTTTGPIFLRSSTVLPSPVSPTKNANDVKLTEPNIDQVYLAPEGKSSIELFFDSMAETVKKLPAKAQADIKMEICKLVTEAEVKYSGQTSTQNTQQFIAPPGMIPKLVLIPCSMIDNANNKG, encoded by the exons ATGTTGACCATGCCCTCAATGCCCCCAGATGCTCACAAAATATCCCTCAAAATAATTGAGGCAATACAACAACATCCAGTTCTCTATATTTCTGAAGTCAAAGGTGGCGCAATTAAGTTACAAGAATTTAGACAGAAAGTTTGGAAACGAATAGCGCTGGAGCTAGGCCTGGATC CTGGTTGGGTTCGACttcgttggaaaaatttgaggGATACCTATTGCCGCATATtaaagtacaaaaacaagACTGAAAAAGGAATCAGACGGAAGAAATGGGTATTTGAGGATCATTTAAGTTTCCTCAAGTTTCC TTATGAATCAGATTATCAGCCACAATGTGTTGAACTTTCTGAGGAGTACATACAGGATATAAATGCTGGGGATAATAATACAGAAGGACTTTTGGAGCAATTAGAAGATAGAACTGATGACGATTTCACGGAATATTTAGAAGTCCTAGAAGAAACGACTGCAGATCCTATATTAGATGAGAGCGAGGATCAAAAGATCGAAGTGCTTGAAGATAGTAATTCGTTCGAACAAATTGcaaataataacgaaatgcAGCAAGTTATTGTGACCACCCCCATTCACCAGATAGAGTCGAAGTTTAGGAAAATAAGGCCGAAGAGAGCTAAGTACGAACACCAACCTACGATGGATATATCTAATACCTATAGTATTCTAAAGAATTCTAACCAAAATACTGGAAATTTAATCATACCATCGACGAGTGCTAATGGTACGACTACTGGACCTATTTTTTTGAGGAGCTCAACAGTGCTACCATCTCCTGTTAGTCCGACCAAAAATGCTAATGACGTGAAATTGACAGAGCCTAATATTGATCAGGTTTATTTAGCCCCAGAGGGTAAGAGTAGCATTGAACTTTTCTTTGATAGTATGGCAgagactgtgaaaaaattacctgCCAAAGCTCAAGCTGatataaaaatggaaatttgtAAGCTTGTTACCGAAGCTGAAGTAAAGTACTCGGGACAAACTTCGACACAAAATACCCAACAATTCATAGCTCCACCCGGTATGATTCCAAAATTGGTGCTTATACCTTGTAGTATGATTGATAATGCAAATAATAAAGgttaa